TGTGCATCCAAATAATAACCGCCGCAGTTAATAATTACACAACAGTAATTATTTAACATGCGCGACTTTTGAGGAGAAAGGGGGGGGGGAAACTGCAATGTTtcgtatatatatacatatttatacaTATATTCCTACAGGAAACTCAACCGCCGCCTGACACTCCGGGAAAAACGCCAAAATACTGTGCACCTGTCACATCGGTACCCAGCAACCCAATAATGGGGCTTACCCCAACACAACCCCGGGACTTGTAACCAACAACACCCCGGAGTTAGGGGCCcataaatcaaaggaaaaatgTAAAAAATTTCCAAGTGACAAAAACCAAagggcctacccaaacacaaccccggggacttgtatccaacaacaccccggggttaggggcccataaatcaaagaaaaatgtaaaatttttccaagtgacaaaaaccaaaaggcctacccaaacTCAACCCTGGGGACTTGTAACCAACAACAACCCGGGGTTAGGGGCCCATAAATCAAAGGAAAAAATGCAAATCCAAACACAACCCCGGGACTTGTAACCAACAACACCCCGGAGACAGGGACCATAAAACAAAggaaaaaatgtaaaaaaatttATGAGTCACGCAGGTCATAACACACTCCGAAAGAGAAGACTACTCCCCCATCCGGGaaaacccgcataagggagtggaAGGTAAATGATAGGCCATGAATAATCAAGCCCAAATAAAGTGAAACAAAAGCCCAGATAGAGAACACCCCAGGCCCAACCGGGGTGGTCCCCGGGGCCATGTGGCACAGGACGAAAATGTCAACTGTCTCATGTTACCCAAAATGAAACAATGGCATCCTAGTCGTCCATATGTAAGGATCGCAAGACAACACTGGTGGAAGAAGGACATCCGTCCCCACAGTCCATCCAAACCGTCCAATCATAAATCTTGAGGCCTATAAAAGGCCCCAAGAAAAGGGTTTTAGGGGTTGAAAAATATTTGACTGCTGCACACCTATACACACACCTCTATACATATTTTGAATAACTCCTTCTTCcatcttcttcttcaagaaatctcattcttattctcacaccggaaTTGCCGCAGGGACACaaccccctccggttctgttttgcagaGTCCTCCGTCTGCCACATGGACCGAACTCTAGTTTACGTGTGAGAGAGGAGAAGACCCAGGAAAAAACCTAGTTATTACTACCAAATAAAGATGAAAATGAAGTTGGTAGCAGCAGTAGAGGTGGTATGATCAAAGGCCAGTCTCGTTAGCCAAAGCTTCAAAAATCCTATCCAATTTCGACAACGGAGCTTCTCATACCGTCTCCGTTTATCTCTGCAGCGTGGTCTCCTCATTTGCCGATTTAAATGACTTCAACAATGACCTCAAATCCCTCCTCCTCTAGGCCTCACAAAACACTCTTATTCATAATGTATGCTTCTTTTGTTACATACTGTGCTTTTTTTACAAGATAGATCAGAATGTACACATACAATGTAGTAGAAATTAACATATACAGTCAGATGATATTTTACTTATTGTTGTAGTTGTTTCAAAATCAACCGCAGTATTAGGACCATGTATCACATACATCACAGCAACAGCTGAGGCACTGAAAACATGCAAGGGCGGTGCATAGCTGTGTGAAAGCAATTGTGCATCTATCGTTTGCTTGCGAACACGCTTGAATGAAGCACATGCAGCAGCAACGATCAATTAGCCTCTCCTGAATATTTGATGCCACCTTCATTAGCTTCGATTCATGTAACTTCAGTTCTTCACTTCCAGGAGAAAGACCCTTGTATGTGGCAGTTAAGTCGCCAAAACCAATACCCGTGCTCTGGAGGAATATTACTTTACGGCCATTTAATCCCACCATCTGCGACAAAATATTTTCGACAACCAGCAAAAGACACGGccatttttttttataaaaagaagATTCTTATATTCATTATTGTGCGAAGACTGTATCAGCATTAGCTTAAAAGATAGTATAATCTCCtttgaataaaaatttgattAAGTAGAAAAGGCCAGCTACATGTCTTAAGAAAGTAACTAGCCGGAGCCAGATACATACCTCTTGTACAAGAACTGGGCCAGAGGACTGCTTCCCTTGATCAATCTGAACTATAATTATGCTGGTATACTCTGATGGAATCCCAGTTTGTAAACTCATTTTTGCAACCTAAAGAATGAGACTGACATAAGATGTGGGAAGTTGATGGTACGTACTTATGAAGAATTCAGGAAGAAATTCTAAACAATTTCAAAGGAAAAACTATTTTCTGAGGCAAAACTGCATCCGCGTACATAGCATATGCACCAACTCTTCTCTTAGTCATTGCATAAGATCAAGACAGTTGATCAATTTATCTAAGAAAGTGCAATAAGTAAATACTGACCTTCTCTTCTAATTGTTTGCTTTCTGACAACCAAGCTTGACATGTAAGTGTATCAATGTGCCTTCTTGCCAGTACCTGCATCAGAAAACCAGCATCAAAAGGGAAATACGCTTTTGCACCTTTATTGAGTAATGCAAGCTATTTGCCTAAGATGCAAAACAAGTACCGCAATGACAAAGTTTGACATCTTGATTCTTGAGTGTTGTCATGTTTTAACTGGGCTACTTCAGTTGGACAATCCAAAAAAAAACCTTATGTAGTCTGAGAGGTAAAAAATTAGGGTGACAGAAAATTTCTGGTGGCATGCTATACTATGGTTGTGTGTTGGACTGAACACTAGACAAAGAATATTGAACGACCAGCTACAAGATACTATGTTTGCAGCTTCACTTGCAGACCATAACCTGACTTGAACAACTAGCAGAAGCTGATAGAACTAAGCTGCTCCATCGGCAGGGAAACAGTTGATCAAATTATTCATGTAAAGAAATCATGTCTGCAATGATCACTTTTTTTGCGTAGTCTTTCATTTCAATCGAAGTAGCTACATGCTCTTTCTCTTTGTTCTTAACTATCCGTAATCCTCGTTAAATCAGATGAGATGAAAATGTAGACTCAATCATTAGGAATTATTAGAGACATAAGTTGGCAATTGGCATATAATTAGTTTCAGAACTTGAGAAATTACCTTGTCTAGAGGAATGTCCTTGGCCTTTTGTGCTTTCATATCTATCACAAAACTACTCAAATCTGCCAGGACACCACTAACTTTAATTGATTCAGGGAAGATCCCAGAATATCTGCCTGATACAATCACTGGACAGCCAGTAGAAAGGTCTGGAATACGGAACGGATACAACTGCCAACGACCACATAGGAAAACAGAGCCGAAGTGAAGGTGATAATAACAAATTAAAGTAGACAAAAGCGCTACTAAGGAGTTGGTAATTATAACTACATATTCCAACTATTTACTAAATGATTGGTTATACACTGAAATAGTAGAGCTACACAATAAGTCTAATACAACTATATATCATAAAATACAGCCCTAGTGCAGGACATGACGATCTCTCATATAACCCTCAGCAAAGAAAGCTCAACCAAGTACATAATCATTGACTCATTGTATGATCACAAACTACTCCTTGTTCCATGCATGCACCATTAATAACATAACATTACTCTTTTCCTAGTGATGTGACTTAGATCTAATTTCAAAAATGTATGCAACAGTTTAGTGAGCAAACTGTATCAATTACAGTCTACTCGACAAAACAAGAATGATGAGACCAATAAGATCAGTGCCTGTAGTTCATGAACCTTGAGAATCCACCCCTAGTGTAAGAATAATTCAGAAGTAAAAAGGTGAGTTCATAAGTGTACCTCTAATTTATCAATATGTTCCAGAGCATCAATTTCAATATTTGTAAGAATAAGAGAGGAAGAATTGTGGAATAGCCTTTGCATTTTGAAGATGATAGAATCTGCAAAAATGATAGAAATTGATAGCTTTAAGTTTTGAAAGCATCGTGCGAGGAAACCAGTAACTGCATCATATATATGTTTTTCAGTTATAACATTCAAATCAGGATTTTCATTGTCATTACTAAGCTCTAATTAGATGGATATCCGAGTTGCTCTGCAACTTAGCATTATATAATACAGTCTAAAAAGACAAAACTTAGTCAGTATTAAAAATTCTAATGTAAATACAAACAGCTGACCAATATCATATGCAGCATCATGATAGCCTTTTCCAATTTGTGCAAGCATGTTTAAGAAGTAATGGTTACAATAAGAACCTGCAAAGGTACATTTACATTATAATCCTTAGAAAAACACATCCAAACCACATAGTTAGCAAATGATAGTTTCATATTCaaaaggtatttttctgatttttcttatGAAAGAAACTAGTGAATAGTAGTATATATATAATGAAGTTGTCACTGAACTTGAGGAACCAATAATTATCAAAGCTAACCTATCCCAAATGTGCTTATATGAGGACAACTTAGCCCCTCATCTAAAAGGCGTTTTCTTACGTCATTACAAATATCTCTTTCGTTTACAACAGCCCCGTCCGTGATGAGAAAAATTAATGGCACTGAATCACTGGTTTCTGCAACAATCTCTATTGCCTGGAGCAAGCAGATCAATGTAATCATCAGATATACAGGCAGCAGTCATCCAGATTATAATGCAAGGTAGTATATTTCTAAAACAAGTTAATAGTTCCAAAATCATATATGTATGAGTAAATACTAGTTGATTAAAGAAAAGATTATATTGAGATTAAAAATACCCTGTTACTATTATATTGCGaccaaaatatttatttattagtttaTCTAATATTCACTTATCGAGATTCTACCGTGAAGAAAATGGTAGTCCAGCGGAAAATGACACAACAATGCAGGTTTAAGTTTTAATTTTAGTCTTGCATGCATTGCAAAAGAATGGTGAAGATAGCCTTATATATTTATATCCCGATTCCAGCTCTAGCATCAAATGAAAAGAGTTAAATGGCATTTGGGTCACTCGGACCGAAAACTTGCGGTTGAGTCATTCAACTTAAAAAAACTTTCATTCACATCATTTTACTCTTAAAACTTTTTATGCAGGTCACTCGCTGTTATATTCCGTTAAAAACTTAACGGAACGCTGACTAATCTTGGTAAATTGGTATAAATAAATCTATAGTGACATGTATAGTCAGGTGAAGTGGCGTTTTGGTCACTCAACAGATTCAAAACTTGCAATTTGGTCATCAAACTAAAAAAATTTTCATTCAAGTCACTAACCATTATGTCCATTAAAAACTGGAAAAAAACGAACGAAGAGCTCTCCTGCAACAGCTCAAATTTTTTTGGAATATAtatgtaataaataaatgtatCCGTATGTTGTTCAATTTTCATATTAAAGTCGTTATAAATCTCAAAATATCTCAAAAAACTTCAAAAGTTTCAAAATTGTTCTCAAATTTTTTATTGGGATTTTATTTCAAAATCCCAAAATTGTTCTATAATGACTCGTAACGTGATTTTATTTTTGAACTCGTATGTTTGTACGATATTCTCTTATCATAAAtacatttttttaataattatttattttaaatgacTTTAACAACCCGTTTTACTCGATTCAAACCGATCCAAATCGACGAACAAATGGTAGGGTTAtgttacatttttattttttacgGGTCGGGTTGTAAAATTTCAAACTTTATGTCGGGTTGCAAAAATACATTTAACGTGGCCAACCTGACCCATGTGCACCCCTAGTTTCTGTGAGTAAAATCATTGATGATAATCTGTGTATTTATTGTAAAGAGATGTGGTAGGAGGGCACTTAACGTTGTTGTAGAAGATATGTTCATTTGgttttcttttcaatttttaaTGGATATAATGGTCAGTGGTATAAATGAAAGTTTTTTCAATTTGATTATCAAATTGCAAGTTTCAAGCCGGTTTGAGTGACCAAAATGCCGCATTAGTTGACTGTACATGTCATGCCAAATTTATTTAAGCTAAGTCACCAAAATTAGTCAGCATTCCGTCAAGTTTTAACGAAATATAACGGCGAGTGATCTGGATGAAATTTTTTAAGAGTAAAATGATGTAATTGAATGTTTTTTTAAGTTGGATGACTCAAGTGCAATTTTCGGTCAGTTGAGTGACCAAAGTGCCATTTAACCCCAAATGAAAATAAGATCTGAAAAAAATGTTTGCCTGCATTCAGCAGTAGTTTGAAAACTGGCGTTTAAAGCCTTTGTTAAGCAGAATATAGTTCAGAATTTCATACCTGATTTAAAGGTAGCATCATGTTTGTGCCGCCCTCTGGAATTAAATATGTGCTGATCCATTCAGCAGCTTTTTCGATTATTTCATGTGTTGCTCGTTCCATGGATTGTGAGAATAATGCACTACTCTCGTTGAAGGCAATAATGTTAAAAGAATCCATGGGGTCGAGGTCCGAAATGGCTTCTAGTAGTGCAGTTTTTACTGACTCGATGGGACCTCCATGCATGCTTGCACTTATATCCACTACAAAGATCATTGCCTTTCTGAAAACCTATAACATTGGCTACAATTTATAAGGGTATACAGTTAACATAAAACGAGCAAATGAAAGGGAAAACAAAACTTATAGATAGTAAACTTTACAAACATTAACTTAAGCACTATGTCGAAAAATAGATCAACTTGTTGCCATTATGTGACAGAGTAGTAGCACATCTAAGGTATCAAACTAGTACTATGCCCCCGACCTTTGAATACAGAACTCATCAATGTCATTTGATTAATATCCATGTTAACCATTCTACCTTATGAAGGGTCAGTGtgaagtttattaagaaaaggaatcccaagttcgCAGGCAGAAGGCCTATGTGAATGTATAAAAGTGTAATCATCAGAAGAAAACATGCTTAATACCAATCCATGATCTGATCCTTAACAGTCATAAATAGTTGCAATATCTAGTTCTTCATCCTTAACAGTCATGACCTGTAGCAATAACTTATAAGGGTCTCTAATGCTTGATCCAAATGTTACAATGGAAGTGCTAAACAGAAAAAAAATATCATGCAAAATAATGTTTGACAATCATGAATCATCTGAATAATTAGATGTGACATACTTCTAaagatttcaaaaaaaaaaaaaaaacacacaaGTATAAAAAAAAACATACATCTATTCAACTGACCTTATGACTGTCACTCCCCGGGAGTAGGGTGAAACAGAACATCTCTCTTTGGTCAGCATCATGAAGAGATGGTGCTTGCAATAGGAGGCCACCAGATATTTCACTCGAACAAACCTGATGAAGTAGCAGAGAAGCAAGACCTACTATAATTAGTCCAACAGATTCAGTACTTGCGTAAAGAGGTAATTGCATCCCTAATGTTATTAATGATCATCAAAATCGAGAAATTAAATTTGGACAAAAGTGAATAGAATGAGCGGTACATTACAGAAAAATAATCATAGAGTCTTACTGAATAAGAAAAGAAGAATTCATGATTTGAGAACAACATAACTTCTGCCTCATATGAGAAGACAAACTCATCATCCCCTTTTTGAAGCTCCTGCATAGAAAGACCAAAGATTAATAAGTAAActgtttataaaataaattttataagttTAAGAATAACACATTCACTTGCCTTAAGAGGATGACTGGTAGTTTTGCATAGCAGCTGTGTCCCAGTACCAGCCTTCAAACTCAGCAGTATTTTTTCTTCTTTTATGCTATTACTCTCTACTGGCATAACATAAGTCGGAAAACTAAATGGAATGCAGAGACCGAATTGGCCATTTTCATACACCATTTTCTGGGACCATCTTGCTTTAACACGGAGACTAGACCCGCCATCAaccttttaaatattaaataaaaaagcATAAACGGCATTTTTTTCCAAATTTATACAATAATTCTAATCTGGAAGAGTAGTAACCTGGGAAACTTTAAACATATATATTTGACGTTTCAGAAAGCAAACATCATTTGAATTGTCCTTGCTCTCGGTGTCATATATTTCTCCGGTAGTAATCAATTGGGTATTAAATGATTTTCTACTAGTACTGACCTCAACACCAAGAAGTGTACCCTGTTAGCCAAGTCATATTTCCTCTGAGAAGTTATAATTGATAACTTTAACGATATAATGCTAATGTTATGCGTACTTTTAAGCTAAAGTAACATAAATGTTATGTAATCAACTATGCCAAACACATACAAAGAAGTAAGAGTTTGTAATATGACCATTAATTTAGTGGATGCTCAGAGACTAGGATTAGTACCTGTTCACCCATTGGTATAGCAATGCGACAATCACAAGTTTTATTAGCAATAACACAATGAACACGCCATGTACCACTAATTGTTATGAACGCAGTGTCTAAGTAACAATCCACTTCCATTTCAATTCCATGCATGTGTAACGGAATTAAGGCAGGCGGTTCACAGACACCATAAACATGCGGCTGATAGCTGGTAATATCCGGATTATCCACTATCGCGGGCTTCAATATCTCTGCATAAACCATAGGAGCCTTAGGCAGCAATGACTCCGGTGTCCTCTCCATCATCACAGCCTTTGGCACAGACGAAAACGAGGCCTGTTTTCCATAGGAAACACGTCTCGACAGCTTTAGACCAAATGCAACAGAACTGGATAACTGATCAGCCATTTCCCCGGACTTAAATTTTTCTGTGACAACTTACCAGCTAGTAGCTAGCCTCTATGGATATGAAACTGAAGTGAGATATGTAGGACTAATAATGTGGACGTCTGAGCAAACGTTATTTCAAGTGAAATGAGATGCTCATTAAAGAAAGATGCTTTGGAAAACATATCTGATTAATCCCCATTTATTGATGCGCCTTAAACTTTTTGAAAAGCTTAGGTGAATTCATCTTTTTGTCAAGGACTGTTGTGTGGCCAAATAATTCAGCAACTTCTGCTTTGCTT
This sequence is a window from Apium graveolens cultivar Ventura chromosome 9, ASM990537v1, whole genome shotgun sequence. Protein-coding genes within it:
- the LOC141687284 gene encoding uncharacterized protein LOC141687284 isoform X2, which codes for MADQLSSSVAFGLKLSRRVSYGKQASFSSVPKAVMMERTPESLLPKAPMVYAEILKPAIVDNPDITSYQPHVYGVCEPPALIPLHMHGIEMEVDCYLDTAFITISGTWRVHCVIANKTCDCRIAIPMGEQVDGGSSLRVKARWSQKMVYENGQFGLCIPFSFPTYVMPVESNSIKEEKILLSLKAGTGTQLLCKTTSHPLKELQKGDDEFVFSYEAEVMLFSNHEFFFSYSVCSSEISGGLLLQAPSLHDADQREMFCFTLLPGSDSHKVFRKAMIFVVDISASMHGGPIESVKTALLEAISDLDPMDSFNIIAFNESSALFSQSMERATHEIIEKAAEWISTYLIPEGGTNMMLPLNQAIEIVAETSDSVPLIFLITDGAVVNERDICNDVRKRLLDEGLSCPHISTFGIGSYCNHYFLNMLAQIGKGYHDAAYDIDSIIFKMQRLFHNSSSLILTNIEIDALEHIDKLELYPFRIPDLSTGCPVIVSGRYSGIFPESIKVSGVLADLSSFVIDMKAQKAKDIPLDKVLARRHIDTLTCQAWLSESKQLEEKVAKMSLQTGIPSEYTSIIIVQIDQGKQSSGPVLVQEMVGLNGRKVIFLQSTGIGFGDLTATYKGLSPGSEELKLHESKLMKVASNIQERLIDRCCCMCFIQACSQANDRCTIAFTQLCTALACFQCLSCCCDVCDTWS
- the LOC141687284 gene encoding uncharacterized protein LOC141687284 isoform X1, with the translated sequence MADQLSSSVAFGLKLSRRVSYGKQASFSSVPKAVMMERTPESLLPKAPMVYAEILKPAIVDNPDITSYQPHVYGVCEPPALIPLHMHGIEMEVDCYLDTAFITISGTWRVHCVIANKTCDCRIAIPMGEQGTLLGVEVSTSRKSFNTQLITTGEIYDTESKDNSNDVCFLKRQIYMFKVSQVDGGSSLRVKARWSQKMVYENGQFGLCIPFSFPTYVMPVESNSIKEEKILLSLKAGTGTQLLCKTTSHPLKELQKGDDEFVFSYEAEVMLFSNHEFFFSYSVCSSEISGGLLLQAPSLHDADQREMFCFTLLPGSDSHKVFRKAMIFVVDISASMHGGPIESVKTALLEAISDLDPMDSFNIIAFNESSALFSQSMERATHEIIEKAAEWISTYLIPEGGTNMMLPLNQAIEIVAETSDSVPLIFLITDGAVVNERDICNDVRKRLLDEGLSCPHISTFGIGSYCNHYFLNMLAQIGKGYHDAAYDIDSIIFKMQRLFHNSSSLILTNIEIDALEHIDKLELYPFRIPDLSTGCPVIVSGRYSGIFPESIKVSGVLADLSSFVIDMKAQKAKDIPLDKVLARRHIDTLTCQAWLSESKQLEEKVAKMSLQTGIPSEYTSIIIVQIDQGKQSSGPVLVQEMVGLNGRKVIFLQSTGIGFGDLTATYKGLSPGSEELKLHESKLMKVASNIQERLIDRCCCMCFIQACSQANDRCTIAFTQLCTALACFQCLSCCCDVCDTWS
- the LOC141687284 gene encoding uncharacterized protein LOC141687284 isoform X3; the encoded protein is MADQLSSSVAFGLKLSRRVSYGKQASFSSVPKAVMMERTPESLLPKAPMVYAEILKPAIVDNPDITSYQPHVYGVCEPPALIPLHMHGIEMEVDCYLDTAFITISGTWRVHCVIANKTCDCRIAIPMGEQGTLLGVEVSTSRKSFNTQLITTGEIYDTESKDNSNDVCFLKRQIYMFKVSQVDGGSSLRVKARWSQKMVYENGQFGLCIPFSFPTYVMPVESNSIKEEKILLSLKAGTGTQLLCKTTSHPLKELQKGDDEFVFSYEAEVMLFSNHEFFFSYSVCSSEISGGLLLQAPSLHDADQREMFCFTLLPGSDSHKVFRKAMIFVVDISASMHGGPIESVKTALLEAISDLDPMDSFNIIAFNESSALFSQSMERATHEIIEKAAEWISTYLIPEGGTNMMLPLNQAIEIVAETSDSVPLIFLITDGAVVNERDICNDVRKRLLDEGLSCPHISTFGIGSYCNHYFLNMLAQIGKGYHDAAYDIDSIIFKMQRLFHNSSSLILTNIEIDALEHIDKLELYPFRIPDLSTGCPVIVSGRYSGIFPESIKVSGVLADLSSFVIDMKAQKAKDIPLDKVLARRHIDTLTCQAWLSESKQLEEKVAKMSLQTGIPSEYTSIIIVQIDQGKQSSGPVLVQEILCEQDRSVLNC